In Salvelinus sp. IW2-2015 linkage group LG23, ASM291031v2, whole genome shotgun sequence, a genomic segment contains:
- the pcf11 gene encoding pre-mRNA cleavage complex 2 protein Pcf11 isoform X1, whose amino-acid sequence MDCLVINGYVSDKIGLVFDRSHIAKMDDAAREDACREYQSSLEDLTFNSKPHINMLTILAEENLHFAKDIVAIIEAQITKAPAAEKLPVLYLVDSIVKNVGGEYLAVFAKNLVTSFICVFEKVDENTRKSLFKLRSTWDEIFPLKKLYALDVRVNSHDPAWPIKALPPTVNASIHVNPKFLKHPEEVTSPRALSPAPLVRAPAPAPQPAVVPSVSEKSITQEQVIRQQLLAKQKQLLELQQKKIELELEQTKAQLSCPSFTFQAANVVLSTPAIVPKATLPPSVIKPCIPPVSDPKPPTRDPRLNRAGPGALQAKESTSHKKEGHGMGGPAHTPEKQLPERPGRPERTRPPKKELLEVKTKSKSLSPMAKGVLGKSKHYEAENVKTTADTTGKKDPRLRKHLHDKAEPKEEVKEKKKCTDKEKELDEAVMKASGRGKMANGTVSKPEREKPEPVEKPENQIRGNARTNARKRSRSPSLHLHSPKRKTERRSPKRRARSISPSPPLHKPGKGGRQSGGKHSSHHEDFPQHGTTREERVTPKKSSSEPRRTKRPAEERPVEARDTHSSPRTTSEGKETKENAKRWRSGWEENKHLKLSSEEAHGKAAGPPQRRPSYSSSKRPTTPKQHRLSVDANLQIPEVLHSASKRDLLKKASKRLENGEISHDDFLNVAHQIKQLFQYQEEKQRGGDSWEGSSEDGHGHAHPHHLPPTRKKPLLATPTGGVSSGADLSDAELTYYEHKSKLRRTQVLWQQEQGGKGWDGEDSQEEGEGVLGRPGEGPGGAKTEVNRETNALPSGMKFTRLPKDRLKEVEEEQPTPAAIIQEYSHGNEFPRLKSLPGLRFRRIQDPRESTATDRLKAGERERNSPLSERLPNHRPPYDEREEPKSGYNAPPRRYGGGPLSEDHSVKPTYPRYDDPRKHDRKPPSGPVLQNSVSLALDGPIRKSPVPLPVPAYERERLSPLQQMDAAEMSPVPRFESPNSEHSCEEGPLDTPPLPRTHHPGGPPRGPALSSVRSKHSESPGHTPPHTADGPQRYDGGPKGGPPSPRYDGPHKGTQSGYDGPGHIGQPGRPHPGGRYEGVQGPGRYDGPGCSSHGPSRYDGPYPQGPGRFDGPPLHKVPEKFDGPGRYDGPSMPHVPMRGDPQGIGGRFDGGPPLPQQGRPSGRYDGRFEGQGPGPMRFDGPMQSNRFDGPMNFNNSHMQPGPGRFEGLMRFQQGPMRFDGAPNQPGPMCFDGPVNPSTPMGQPGPMRYDPLPSLPPQGMPPRFDCPSGQQVSPRYHATPNLQPPLRPLGTPMYDPVNPGGPQQFQTFPVQQNVVGQQGANFTVSPVPVSQAGFNNSYVRPPFYTPGVPLPPAGNMQQPMNMLSNLGQPFIPPSTVPFNQPAPQFPLPESHFGQVDVNDLLSKLISTGIISTGGIKPAQSTDTAAAPSGTESAATQPTPPMVEEEEEEEQEEDENVPDLTGFVIEDMKQRYDSVVTKLYTGIQCYSCGMRFTASQTDVYADHLDWHYRLNRSEKDISKKVTHRRWYYSLTDWIEFEEIADLEERAKSLFFEKVNEEVVQKTQEAAKEKEFQSVKAAADVVDETCEICQEQFEMYWEEEEEEWHLRDAIRVDEKTYHPSCFEDYNNTSSFLDVTPSPIKLMENPLGAFIKRENDEVTSCCAAVKQEVEASLSEAGGEAQNVKDEVQVKMEGETSAIS is encoded by the exons GTGGATGAGAACACTAGGAAAAGTCTGTTCAAATTACGCTCCACCTGGGATGAGATCTTCCCGCTGAAGAAACTCTATGCTCTGGACGTGCGAGTCAACTCTCACGACCCGGCCTGGCCCATCAAAGCACTGCCCCCTACTGTGAACGCCAGCATTCATGTCAACCCTAAATTTTTAAAACAT CCTGAGGAGGTGACCTCCCCTAGGGCCCTGTCCCCCGCACCCCTAGTCCGTGCCCCAGCCCCTGCTCCCCAGCCTGCAGTGGTCCCCAGCGTCAGTGAGAAGAGCATCACCCAGGAGCAGGTGATAAGGCAGCAGCTGCTGGCCAAGCAGAAACAGCTACTGGAGCTACAACAGAAGAAGATTGAGCTTGAGCTGGAGCAGACCAAAGCACAACTG TCCTGCCCCTCTTTTACATTTCAGGCTGCTAACGTGGTGCTGTCAACTCCAGCAATAGTGCCAAAGGCCACCCTGCCTCCCTCTGTCATCAAACCCTGTATCCCCCCTGTCTCTGACCCCAAACCCCCCACCAGGGACCCCCGCCTCAACCGGGCCGGCCCAGGGGCCCTCCAGGCCAAAGAATCAACCAGCCATAAGAAAGAAGGCCACGGTATGGGAGGACCAGCACACACACCGGAGAAACAGCTGCCAGAGCGACCCGGCAGGCCCGAGAGGACACGGCCCCCCAAGAAAGAGCTTCTAGAAGTGAAAACCAAGTCCAAGTCCCTCTCTCCCATGGCTAAAGGGGTGCTTGGGAAGAGCAAGCACTATGAGGCTGAGAACGTGAAGACGACAGCGGACACCACGGGCAAGAAAGACCCCAGGCTGAGGAAACATCTCCATGACAAGGCCGAACCGAAAGAAGAggtgaaagagaagaagaaatgcACTGATAAGGAGAAAGAGCTGGATGAGGCAGTGATGAAGGCATCAGGCAGGGGGAAGATGGCCAACGGCACAGTCAGCAAACCGGAGCGTGAGAAACCGGAGCCTGTAGAGAAACCGGAGAACCAGATCAGAGGGAATGCCAGGACCAACGCCAGGAAACGCTCCCGTTCCCCCTCGCTGCACCTGCACTCACCTAAGAGGAAGACTGAGAGGAGGTCCCCCAAGAGGAGAGCCAGGAgcatttccccctctcctcctttacaCAAACCTGGGAAAGGAGGGAGGCAGTCAGGAGGCAAGCACTCCTCTCACCATGAGGACTTCCCCCAGCACGGGACcaccagagaggagagggtaacCCCCAAGAAGAGCTCGTCTGAGCCCAGGAGAACCAAGAGGCCGGCTGAGGAGAGGCCGGTTGAGGCCAGGGACACGCATTCCTCCCCCCGCACTACCTCAGAGGGCAAGGAGACCAAGGAGAATGCCAAGCGCTGGAGGAGTGGCTGGGAAGAGAACAAACA TCTGAAGTTGTCGTCAGAGGAGGCTCATGGGAAGGCGGCAGGTCCTCCACAGAGACGGCCGTCATACTCCAGCAGCAAGAGACCTACCACCCCCAAACAGCATCGCCTTAGTGTCGATGCTAACCTGCAGATCCCAGAGGTGCTTCACTCTGCCAGCAAGAGAGACCTGCTCAAAAAG GCCAGTAAGCGTCTGGAGAACGGAGAGATCAGCCATGATGACTTTCTGAACGTGGCTCACCAGATCAAGCAACTGTTCCAGTACCAGGAAGAGAAGCAGCGAGGAGGAGACTCCTGGGAGGGCTCCAGTGAGGATGGCCACGGACATGCCCACCCACACCACCTCCCACCAACCAGGAAGAAGCCCCTGCTGGCCACACCCACAGGGGGAGTGTCCTCTGGGGCGGACTTGTCCGACGCGGAGCTTACCTACTATGAACACAAGTCCAAGCTGAGGAGGACCCAGGTGCTGTGGCAGCAGGAGCAAGGAGGGAAGGGCTGGGACGGAGAGGACagccaggaggagggagagggggtgctgGGGAGGCCCGGGGAGGGCCCTGGGGGTGCCAAGACTGAGGTTAACAGGGAGACTAACGCCCTTCCTTCAGGGATGAAGTTCACCAGGCTTCCTAAGGACAGGctgaaggaggtagaggaggagcagCCCACCCCAGCAGCCATCATCCAGGAGTACAGCCACGGCAACGAGTTCCCCAGGCTCAAGTCTCTGCCAGGGCTACGCTTCAGGAGGATACAAGACCCCAGGGAGTCCACCGCCACTGACAGACTCAAAG CTGGTGAAAGAGAGCGAAACTCTCCCCTCAGTGAGCGGCTGCCCAATCACAGACCACCGTATGATGAGAGGGAGGAGCCTAAGAGCGGCTACAATGCCCCTCCCAGGCGGTACGGAGGAGGTCCGCTGTCTGAAGACCACTCTGTCAAACCTACGTACCCCCGTTACGACGACCCTCGCAAACACGACCGCAAACCCCCCAGCGGRCCCGTGCTCCAGAACTCAGTCAGCCTGGCACTGGACGGCCCCATTAGGAAGTCCCCGGTTCCTTTACCAGTACCAGCATACGAGCGGGAGCGCCTGTCCCCGTTACAGCAGATGGATGCGGCAGAGATGAGCCCTGTCCCGCGCTTTGAGAGCCCCAATAGCGAGCACTCGTGTGAAGAAGGGCCCCTAGACACCCCCCCTCTACCCAGAACCCACCACCCAGGAGGTCCCCCCCGCGGGCCTGCGCTCTCCTCAGTACGCAGCAAACACAGTGAGTCTCCAGGACACACCCCTCCTCACACCGCAGATGGGCCCCAGAGATACGACGGTGGTCCCAAAGGAGGACCACCTTCGCCACGCTATGATGGACCCCACAAGGGCACTCAGTCTGGGTACGATGGGCCTGGTCACATAGGTCAGCCTGGCAGGCCTCACCCTGGGGGCCGTTACGAGGGCGTCCAGGGGCCCGGTAGGTACGATGGACCAGGGTGCTCCTCACACGGCCCATCAAGGTATGATGGGCCCTACCCTCAGGGCCCCGGCAGGTTCGATGGCCCCCCGCTACATAAAGTACCAGAGAAGTTTGACGGACCAGGAAGATACGACGGCCCCTCCATGCCTCACGTTCCAATGAGAGGGGACCCACAAGGCATTGGGGGAAGGTTTGACGGCGGCCCGCCACTGCCGCAGCAAGGTAGACCATCGGGGCGATATGACGGTAGATTTGAAGGACAGGGGCCTGGGCCAATGCGTTTCGACGGCCCCATGCAGTCCAACCGCTTCGACGGTCCAATGAACTTCAACAACTCCCACATGCAGCCCGGCCCTGGAAGGTTCGAAGGACTAATGCGGTTCCAGCAAGGCCCCATGAGATTCGACGGCGCTCCCAACCAGCCAGGCCCGATGTGTTTCGATGGCCCAGTGAACCCCTCCACCCCAATGGGCCAGCCTGGCCCCATGCGCTATGACCCCCTGCCCTCTCTGCCCCCCCAGGGCATGCCCCCACGCTTTGACTGCCCCTCCGGCCAGCAGGTGTCTCCCAGGTACCACGCCACTCCCAACCTGCAGCCCCCACTTCGGCCACTAGGGACACCCATGTACGACCCAGTCAACCCCGGAGGCCCCCAGCAGTTCCAGACGTTCCCAGTGCAACAGAACGTGGTGGGCCAACAGGGGGCTAACTTCACGGTGTCTCCCGTCCCTGTGTCCCAGGCTGGGTTCAACAACTCCTACGTCAGACCTCCGTTCTACACCCCTGGTGTGCCTCTGCCACCGGCAGGGAACATGCAGCAGCCG ATGAACATGCTTTCTAACCTTGGCCAGCCCTTCATCCCTCCCAGCACAGTGCCTTTCAACCAGCCTG CTCCCCAGTTCCCTCTTCCAGAGAGTCACTTTGGGCAGGTAGATGTAAACGACCTGCTGTCCAAGCTCATTTCCACCGGCATCATCTCTACCGGAGGCATCAAACCAGCTCAGAGTACAGACACTGCTGCAGCACCCAGCGGTACAGAGTCAGCCGCCACCCAACCGACCCCTCCCAtggtagaagaggaggaagaggaagagcaggaggaggatgagaatGTCCCAGACCTCACCGGCTTCGTCATTGAAGACATGAAACA GCGGTATGACAGCGTGGTGACTAAGCTGTACACAGGGATCCAGTGTTACTCCTGCGGCATGCGTTTCACCGCCTCTCAGACAGACGTCTATGCTGACCACCTGGACTGGCACTACCGGCTGAACCGTTCTGAGAAAGACATCAGCAAGAAGGTCACCCACCGCCGCTGGTACTACAGCCTCACG GACTGGATAGAGTTTGAGGAGATAGCGGACCTGGAGGAGCGGGCCAAGAGCCTGTTCTTTGAGAAGGTGAATGAGGAGGTAGTGCAGAAGACCCAGGAGGCCGCCAAGGAGAAAGAGTTCCAGAGTGTTAAAGCAGCTGCAGATGTGGTGGATGAG ACGTGTGAGATCTGCCAGGAGCAGTTTGAGATGtactgggaggaggaggaagaggagtggcaCCTGAGAGATGCCATCAGAGTCGACGAGAAG ACATATCATCCTTCATGTTTTGAAGATTATAACAAT ACATCTTCGTTCCTGGACGTCACCCCGTCCCCCATTAAGCTGATGGAGAACCCGCTGGGTGCGTTCATAAAACGTGAGAACGATGAGGTCACTTCTTGCTGTGCTGCGgtgaaacaggaagtggaggCTTCGTTGTCTGAGGCGGGCGGTGAGGCTCAAAATGTGAAGGATGAAGTTCAGGTGAAAATGGAGGGAGAAACGAGTGCAATTtcctaa
- the pcf11 gene encoding pre-mRNA cleavage complex 2 protein Pcf11 isoform X2: MDCLVINGYVSDKIGLVFDRSHIAKMDDAAREDACREYQSSLEDLTFNSKPHINMLTILAEENLHFAKDIVAIIEAQITKAPAAEKLPVLYLVDSIVKNVGGEYLAVFAKNLVTSFICVFEKVDENTRKSLFKLRSTWDEIFPLKKLYALDVRVNSHDPAWPIKALPPTVNASIHVNPKFLKHPEEVTSPRALSPAPLVRAPAPAPQPAVVPSVSEKSITQEQVIRQQLLAKQKQLLELQQKKIELELEQTKAQLAANVVLSTPAIVPKATLPPSVIKPCIPPVSDPKPPTRDPRLNRAGPGALQAKESTSHKKEGHGMGGPAHTPEKQLPERPGRPERTRPPKKELLEVKTKSKSLSPMAKGVLGKSKHYEAENVKTTADTTGKKDPRLRKHLHDKAEPKEEVKEKKKCTDKEKELDEAVMKASGRGKMANGTVSKPEREKPEPVEKPENQIRGNARTNARKRSRSPSLHLHSPKRKTERRSPKRRARSISPSPPLHKPGKGGRQSGGKHSSHHEDFPQHGTTREERVTPKKSSSEPRRTKRPAEERPVEARDTHSSPRTTSEGKETKENAKRWRSGWEENKHLKLSSEEAHGKAAGPPQRRPSYSSSKRPTTPKQHRLSVDANLQIPEVLHSASKRDLLKKASKRLENGEISHDDFLNVAHQIKQLFQYQEEKQRGGDSWEGSSEDGHGHAHPHHLPPTRKKPLLATPTGGVSSGADLSDAELTYYEHKSKLRRTQVLWQQEQGGKGWDGEDSQEEGEGVLGRPGEGPGGAKTEVNRETNALPSGMKFTRLPKDRLKEVEEEQPTPAAIIQEYSHGNEFPRLKSLPGLRFRRIQDPRESTATDRLKAGERERNSPLSERLPNHRPPYDEREEPKSGYNAPPRRYGGGPLSEDHSVKPTYPRYDDPRKHDRKPPSGPVLQNSVSLALDGPIRKSPVPLPVPAYERERLSPLQQMDAAEMSPVPRFESPNSEHSCEEGPLDTPPLPRTHHPGGPPRGPALSSVRSKHSESPGHTPPHTADGPQRYDGGPKGGPPSPRYDGPHKGTQSGYDGPGHIGQPGRPHPGGRYEGVQGPGRYDGPGCSSHGPSRYDGPYPQGPGRFDGPPLHKVPEKFDGPGRYDGPSMPHVPMRGDPQGIGGRFDGGPPLPQQGRPSGRYDGRFEGQGPGPMRFDGPMQSNRFDGPMNFNNSHMQPGPGRFEGLMRFQQGPMRFDGAPNQPGPMCFDGPVNPSTPMGQPGPMRYDPLPSLPPQGMPPRFDCPSGQQVSPRYHATPNLQPPLRPLGTPMYDPVNPGGPQQFQTFPVQQNVVGQQGANFTVSPVPVSQAGFNNSYVRPPFYTPGVPLPPAGNMQQPMNMLSNLGQPFIPPSTVPFNQPAPQFPLPESHFGQVDVNDLLSKLISTGIISTGGIKPAQSTDTAAAPSGTESAATQPTPPMVEEEEEEEQEEDENVPDLTGFVIEDMKQRYDSVVTKLYTGIQCYSCGMRFTASQTDVYADHLDWHYRLNRSEKDISKKVTHRRWYYSLTDWIEFEEIADLEERAKSLFFEKVNEEVVQKTQEAAKEKEFQSVKAAADVVDETCEICQEQFEMYWEEEEEEWHLRDAIRVDEKTYHPSCFEDYNNTSSFLDVTPSPIKLMENPLGAFIKRENDEVTSCCAAVKQEVEASLSEAGGEAQNVKDEVQVKMEGETSAIS, encoded by the exons GTGGATGAGAACACTAGGAAAAGTCTGTTCAAATTACGCTCCACCTGGGATGAGATCTTCCCGCTGAAGAAACTCTATGCTCTGGACGTGCGAGTCAACTCTCACGACCCGGCCTGGCCCATCAAAGCACTGCCCCCTACTGTGAACGCCAGCATTCATGTCAACCCTAAATTTTTAAAACAT CCTGAGGAGGTGACCTCCCCTAGGGCCCTGTCCCCCGCACCCCTAGTCCGTGCCCCAGCCCCTGCTCCCCAGCCTGCAGTGGTCCCCAGCGTCAGTGAGAAGAGCATCACCCAGGAGCAGGTGATAAGGCAGCAGCTGCTGGCCAAGCAGAAACAGCTACTGGAGCTACAACAGAAGAAGATTGAGCTTGAGCTGGAGCAGACCAAAGCACAACTG GCTGCTAACGTGGTGCTGTCAACTCCAGCAATAGTGCCAAAGGCCACCCTGCCTCCCTCTGTCATCAAACCCTGTATCCCCCCTGTCTCTGACCCCAAACCCCCCACCAGGGACCCCCGCCTCAACCGGGCCGGCCCAGGGGCCCTCCAGGCCAAAGAATCAACCAGCCATAAGAAAGAAGGCCACGGTATGGGAGGACCAGCACACACACCGGAGAAACAGCTGCCAGAGCGACCCGGCAGGCCCGAGAGGACACGGCCCCCCAAGAAAGAGCTTCTAGAAGTGAAAACCAAGTCCAAGTCCCTCTCTCCCATGGCTAAAGGGGTGCTTGGGAAGAGCAAGCACTATGAGGCTGAGAACGTGAAGACGACAGCGGACACCACGGGCAAGAAAGACCCCAGGCTGAGGAAACATCTCCATGACAAGGCCGAACCGAAAGAAGAggtgaaagagaagaagaaatgcACTGATAAGGAGAAAGAGCTGGATGAGGCAGTGATGAAGGCATCAGGCAGGGGGAAGATGGCCAACGGCACAGTCAGCAAACCGGAGCGTGAGAAACCGGAGCCTGTAGAGAAACCGGAGAACCAGATCAGAGGGAATGCCAGGACCAACGCCAGGAAACGCTCCCGTTCCCCCTCGCTGCACCTGCACTCACCTAAGAGGAAGACTGAGAGGAGGTCCCCCAAGAGGAGAGCCAGGAgcatttccccctctcctcctttacaCAAACCTGGGAAAGGAGGGAGGCAGTCAGGAGGCAAGCACTCCTCTCACCATGAGGACTTCCCCCAGCACGGGACcaccagagaggagagggtaacCCCCAAGAAGAGCTCGTCTGAGCCCAGGAGAACCAAGAGGCCGGCTGAGGAGAGGCCGGTTGAGGCCAGGGACACGCATTCCTCCCCCCGCACTACCTCAGAGGGCAAGGAGACCAAGGAGAATGCCAAGCGCTGGAGGAGTGGCTGGGAAGAGAACAAACA TCTGAAGTTGTCGTCAGAGGAGGCTCATGGGAAGGCGGCAGGTCCTCCACAGAGACGGCCGTCATACTCCAGCAGCAAGAGACCTACCACCCCCAAACAGCATCGCCTTAGTGTCGATGCTAACCTGCAGATCCCAGAGGTGCTTCACTCTGCCAGCAAGAGAGACCTGCTCAAAAAG GCCAGTAAGCGTCTGGAGAACGGAGAGATCAGCCATGATGACTTTCTGAACGTGGCTCACCAGATCAAGCAACTGTTCCAGTACCAGGAAGAGAAGCAGCGAGGAGGAGACTCCTGGGAGGGCTCCAGTGAGGATGGCCACGGACATGCCCACCCACACCACCTCCCACCAACCAGGAAGAAGCCCCTGCTGGCCACACCCACAGGGGGAGTGTCCTCTGGGGCGGACTTGTCCGACGCGGAGCTTACCTACTATGAACACAAGTCCAAGCTGAGGAGGACCCAGGTGCTGTGGCAGCAGGAGCAAGGAGGGAAGGGCTGGGACGGAGAGGACagccaggaggagggagagggggtgctgGGGAGGCCCGGGGAGGGCCCTGGGGGTGCCAAGACTGAGGTTAACAGGGAGACTAACGCCCTTCCTTCAGGGATGAAGTTCACCAGGCTTCCTAAGGACAGGctgaaggaggtagaggaggagcagCCCACCCCAGCAGCCATCATCCAGGAGTACAGCCACGGCAACGAGTTCCCCAGGCTCAAGTCTCTGCCAGGGCTACGCTTCAGGAGGATACAAGACCCCAGGGAGTCCACCGCCACTGACAGACTCAAAG CTGGTGAAAGAGAGCGAAACTCTCCCCTCAGTGAGCGGCTGCCCAATCACAGACCACCGTATGATGAGAGGGAGGAGCCTAAGAGCGGCTACAATGCCCCTCCCAGGCGGTACGGAGGAGGTCCGCTGTCTGAAGACCACTCTGTCAAACCTACGTACCCCCGTTACGACGACCCTCGCAAACACGACCGCAAACCCCCCAGCGGRCCCGTGCTCCAGAACTCAGTCAGCCTGGCACTGGACGGCCCCATTAGGAAGTCCCCGGTTCCTTTACCAGTACCAGCATACGAGCGGGAGCGCCTGTCCCCGTTACAGCAGATGGATGCGGCAGAGATGAGCCCTGTCCCGCGCTTTGAGAGCCCCAATAGCGAGCACTCGTGTGAAGAAGGGCCCCTAGACACCCCCCCTCTACCCAGAACCCACCACCCAGGAGGTCCCCCCCGCGGGCCTGCGCTCTCCTCAGTACGCAGCAAACACAGTGAGTCTCCAGGACACACCCCTCCTCACACCGCAGATGGGCCCCAGAGATACGACGGTGGTCCCAAAGGAGGACCACCTTCGCCACGCTATGATGGACCCCACAAGGGCACTCAGTCTGGGTACGATGGGCCTGGTCACATAGGTCAGCCTGGCAGGCCTCACCCTGGGGGCCGTTACGAGGGCGTCCAGGGGCCCGGTAGGTACGATGGACCAGGGTGCTCCTCACACGGCCCATCAAGGTATGATGGGCCCTACCCTCAGGGCCCCGGCAGGTTCGATGGCCCCCCGCTACATAAAGTACCAGAGAAGTTTGACGGACCAGGAAGATACGACGGCCCCTCCATGCCTCACGTTCCAATGAGAGGGGACCCACAAGGCATTGGGGGAAGGTTTGACGGCGGCCCGCCACTGCCGCAGCAAGGTAGACCATCGGGGCGATATGACGGTAGATTTGAAGGACAGGGGCCTGGGCCAATGCGTTTCGACGGCCCCATGCAGTCCAACCGCTTCGACGGTCCAATGAACTTCAACAACTCCCACATGCAGCCCGGCCCTGGAAGGTTCGAAGGACTAATGCGGTTCCAGCAAGGCCCCATGAGATTCGACGGCGCTCCCAACCAGCCAGGCCCGATGTGTTTCGATGGCCCAGTGAACCCCTCCACCCCAATGGGCCAGCCTGGCCCCATGCGCTATGACCCCCTGCCCTCTCTGCCCCCCCAGGGCATGCCCCCACGCTTTGACTGCCCCTCCGGCCAGCAGGTGTCTCCCAGGTACCACGCCACTCCCAACCTGCAGCCCCCACTTCGGCCACTAGGGACACCCATGTACGACCCAGTCAACCCCGGAGGCCCCCAGCAGTTCCAGACGTTCCCAGTGCAACAGAACGTGGTGGGCCAACAGGGGGCTAACTTCACGGTGTCTCCCGTCCCTGTGTCCCAGGCTGGGTTCAACAACTCCTACGTCAGACCTCCGTTCTACACCCCTGGTGTGCCTCTGCCACCGGCAGGGAACATGCAGCAGCCG ATGAACATGCTTTCTAACCTTGGCCAGCCCTTCATCCCTCCCAGCACAGTGCCTTTCAACCAGCCTG CTCCCCAGTTCCCTCTTCCAGAGAGTCACTTTGGGCAGGTAGATGTAAACGACCTGCTGTCCAAGCTCATTTCCACCGGCATCATCTCTACCGGAGGCATCAAACCAGCTCAGAGTACAGACACTGCTGCAGCACCCAGCGGTACAGAGTCAGCCGCCACCCAACCGACCCCTCCCAtggtagaagaggaggaagaggaagagcaggaggaggatgagaatGTCCCAGACCTCACCGGCTTCGTCATTGAAGACATGAAACA GCGGTATGACAGCGTGGTGACTAAGCTGTACACAGGGATCCAGTGTTACTCCTGCGGCATGCGTTTCACCGCCTCTCAGACAGACGTCTATGCTGACCACCTGGACTGGCACTACCGGCTGAACCGTTCTGAGAAAGACATCAGCAAGAAGGTCACCCACCGCCGCTGGTACTACAGCCTCACG GACTGGATAGAGTTTGAGGAGATAGCGGACCTGGAGGAGCGGGCCAAGAGCCTGTTCTTTGAGAAGGTGAATGAGGAGGTAGTGCAGAAGACCCAGGAGGCCGCCAAGGAGAAAGAGTTCCAGAGTGTTAAAGCAGCTGCAGATGTGGTGGATGAG ACGTGTGAGATCTGCCAGGAGCAGTTTGAGATGtactgggaggaggaggaagaggagtggcaCCTGAGAGATGCCATCAGAGTCGACGAGAAG ACATATCATCCTTCATGTTTTGAAGATTATAACAAT ACATCTTCGTTCCTGGACGTCACCCCGTCCCCCATTAAGCTGATGGAGAACCCGCTGGGTGCGTTCATAAAACGTGAGAACGATGAGGTCACTTCTTGCTGTGCTGCGgtgaaacaggaagtggaggCTTCGTTGTCTGAGGCGGGCGGTGAGGCTCAAAATGTGAAGGATGAAGTTCAGGTGAAAATGGAGGGAGAAACGAGTGCAATTtcctaa